In the genome of Dermacentor silvarum isolate Dsil-2018 chromosome 1, BIME_Dsil_1.4, whole genome shotgun sequence, one region contains:
- the LOC125939642 gene encoding uncharacterized protein LOC125939642, with translation MAQPAASNTIQEVTEAIISVSARRKLVDFSLTPAAKDEAKEAFARRGAIPGVLACVDGTLIAVMKPEGLSPADTASFMSRKGYYALNVIVVCNSELCILVVDLRLPDSGHDSWMWQHNPLCTRLAAQLQPGESLLGGQLRLVPGSAPSPVCPPEPLPSSLPRWRAGWWIVRSFAAPEINNCGGIVHMSC, from the exons ATGGCGCAGCCGGCCGCGAGCAACACCATCCAGGAGGTGACGGAGGCCATCATTTCCGTGTCTGCCCGGAGAAAGTTGGTGGACTTTTCATTGACACCGGCTGCCAAGGATGAGGCAAAGGAggcgtttgcgcgacgcggtgcCATTCCAGGCGTGCTAGCGTGCGTCGACGGCACGTTGATCGCCGTTATGAAGCCAGAGGGACTCAGCCCGGCCGACACGGCGAGCTTCATGTCGAGAAAGGGTTATTACGCCCTCAACGTCATAGTC GTGTGCAACTCGGAACTTTGCATCCTTGTTGTGGACCTCCGGCTCCCTGATTCGGGCCACGACTCTTGGATGTGGCAGCATAATCCACTGTGTACGCGCCTCGCCGCACAACTGCAGCCTGGCGAGTCTCTGCTTG GTGGCCAGCTACGACTAGTGCCAGGGAGCGCACCTTCTCCAGTATGCCCTCCTGAGCCGCTGCCGTCCTCTCTGCCGCGATGGCGAGCCGGGTGGTGGATTGTTCGATCCTTCGCAGCACCTGAAATTAATAATTGTGGTGGAATTGTTCATatgagttgctga